The region TATCCTCCTTGTAAAAACATAacgtaatattatatttatgatattatttattttaaatatttttattttgaagtcCACTCCATTTACTTTTGTACTTTTCTTATCTTACTATTTATAATCGTATAtacttgatatatatatatatatatatatatataatcaaagttGTTATACACATATACGTTATGTTTTTACTCGTATATATAAAGATGTTATTAtgagtattttttaaaagataaaaataaaaggacaaaatgtaaaaaaaagttaaattagaaAACCTACATAAAatgttttgataaattattttaattcatacaaTAACTTATCTTTTTCATTGATCTATGTTAGAAATGTTaggaagaaaataatataattatgaaaaaaaaagatacatAATTAAATCCCTATCAGTGAAGAATGATTCACTGGTTAGGTATCAATATGCATTCTTATAATATTGGTCAATTTAGGACAACAAGtgcaaatttcaaatttgaaggcataaaaaatgttttgttttgatACTTTAAACAAAGTTTGGATCTTCCTATTTTaggcaataaaataataacaaaaatcaaacCATTTTGGACAAAACTCCATGGTTGTTTTGGCAGACATTTTTGAGTATGATTTCTCATTTCAAagaaattaactttaatttaataaataatttggtcgagaaaaataatttaataaatgaataaagaaggatacaaaaatatttaaaattattgccAAATTAGAAAAAGGTTCTATACAGTATTTGGTGTCCACTTTACCACTCATGTCAATCTCAACtcttttgtctttttaattttaatttgctcATCAAATCTATGGaatattaaagttaattaaatattataaataaattttatatattttttttattacatttaattcTCAACTAATTTGAATAACGAGAATGTTTTATTATACATATACACAGTCAAATAAAAAGATAAGGAGGAGTTATCACTTTCGATGCTTCTAAGAccacaattaaataaattagtcTTAGTTTGATTTTGcagttaattaaaatattatatgatttattaGAATCCCTTCACCAATGTACGAAACATCGTGCTCATTTAAAATGTAGtagttgaaattaaattaaattaaattactcaCAAAACGAGACCCAcctgttttagtttttttttttctaattttataatgcaaaacaaaaatgagaacGTAAATTTTATACTGTGATTTAAAAACAAGTGAATCACAACACTTGTGTGAAATTAACTTAAATTATTACATTGAATATGCCAAACATCGATATTAATTTAccattgattattttttattaaaatttaattagtaaattttatttgtattattgtttctaccttttttttcatataaaattacaaaattcattattttgcataaaatttttaattccaAAACTCTTTAGAATAGCATAAAATTTGGTATGTATTCAATGAACATActtatggtttagggtttaagtacttactttttatgatttattaaaaaatttatatatacatacatatatatatatatatatatatatatatatatatatatatatatatatatatatacggtTCTCTATTCTAGCTAATAATGCAACTGCGAGATATTATTAATATACCTAAGGACATACCAAATAcagtgagaaaaaaatattgtatttatcactacaataaatttagtttaaagtaaattaaatatttttttaatctgtaAAAATTCTGTTTAGTAGaactaaatcaataaaaatcaattttaatggtTGTAAaagttaaatcattttaaattcaaagaaaccatagaaaaataagtaaatttaaatttaaattaagataaaagaGTTACATTACATTTACAtgcttataaaatttatttatcaaaatttattttttatatattctttttataaaaaaaataaagcataatAATTTAAAGAGCAAATACTCGTAGATTTTGATATTTGTTTATGAAAGTTTGTTTGCAGacatttttatgataaaataatgattttataaataaaattagtttgtatttaagttaacagttatgttttagaaaaatattaataaaagttcGTTTTTACGAATAAAATTAATCCagaaaagttttaatttttaaaagcaaAGTGAttacaaaagtgatttttttaagaTCAcgctgaatatatatatatatatatatatatatatatatatatatatatatatatatatatatttatttatttacaatctAAAACCGTTAATAGTATaggttttttttaaatgtttctttgatattttcttttatcttttttatattttcgtATTCTCATTTATCCTAATcaactttttagttttatagATAAACTACTCAATATTCatgataaaatgttaaaaaatcttttattgtataattatataaattaataaaaacatataacttttacaaattttttatatgttttactctttatatcttttagttattttttattgtgataatattaatatcaaaacttttagttatatatatttttattatcataaaaaatataaatatatatgcatgagagagaaatgaataaaagtaaaatattattacatataagATGTATATATTGAGTTATCAGAtagaatttcaaatatatatatatatatatatatatatatatatatatatatatatatatatatataattaaagtatgAGATAAATTATTCCCCCGAAAGATAAAGAGATTAGAATATAAGATAAATTAAGTTAGAGTGAATTAAGAGAttagaataaaagataaatcaaaTATCACAAAATAAAGGTACTAGATATAAGataaattctttgaaaaaaagaTAGAGAGAAAAATAGGATATCTCTAACCAACTCATTAAGAAAttagaataaaagataaattaaatatgacaacaaaataaagatattagatataagataaattatttgaaaaaagataatgagaaaaatatgataTCTCTAACCAACTAATAGGCtataaaaggaagaagaaggctTAACAAGAACGATACATAAGCACATTAAATCAGTGATTCACTGCACAAGAGAAtaggaagagaagaagaagccgATTAACACTACTAAGGTAcgtgtaatattttttttttttctcttactggtattattttttaataaatttttatgatgagtttaaatttatgatcttatttagaaattcataaatttatgatcttaaaaatttttataatgaGACTGGTTGAGTTGAAtcacctgaaaaaaaaaattattagcattggttaaatgttttttattttttcatcttatgtTATGATCACTGTAGACTTgtgtatgatatatatatatatatatatatatatttatttatttatttatgtttttttcctggcaaatatataagattaagATGAATTAAATACCTTAATTATTACTTTGATAGGTGATAGTTTTTACGTCATTCACTTAGCAAACTTCAATcaaatttaagaataataaCTCAAAAGCGTTGTGATAGAGATGGAGTATAGTATAGTTTATACAGTGACAtcacaaataataaatacttagattacaattactaattaaaatatataacttatattacaattaaaattatacaatataaatacatttaattctaaattttatatgttagtgtacaatagaaaatttaaatcgtaaacaattatatttttaatcattgaTAATTTATTCTGAAGAAAACAACTAAAATCCAATTATTAAGATATTACTAGCGATagataactaaaatattaatatatatatatatatatatatatatatatatattataaattaatagaaaataaaaaacggTTAGTAGAACATTCAACGTGGATCCGTCCTGGGTCTATGTTTCTCTATTATTCTGGGTTTGGTAGATAAACGTTAATGGCTATAATTAGCATTTGATATTAATGGTAATAATACGAACACCGTACTTCCCCTTTTTCATGCGCTACTTTGATTTTTACTACACTTTAATagtgatattttatatttacttttttaagaaaattatctaactttttttttacaacaaatcataattaactattgtgattttgaattatttactaAAACTAACTTTGTTAATGATATTAATGACTATTCCTTATAAAAATCTGATTTTTTAACAAAGGCTCTAATGATTGAGTAATTTCATAGAATGGTATGCAacttggtctctaattaattatttttcatgttgttgttgctgtatgaattattaaattgtgtgggtaatttttatttttctgggACCATTGATATATTGATTGAAAAAGGAACAAGGAGAAGGAAATAATAAGGCGCATGTATGAATGTAGGAGTTTATTTCTGACATCGAACAAAGCGCACGAGTGAGAAAGAATCTGGGGAGTTTGCAAAAAGCAAAAAGAGGTTGTCTTGTCTCCGATTAGATTCGGCTCCGTCCACGTGACAACTGATTTCATATCATGGGCAAAGTGAAGGTGGGAGTGGCGGTCGTTTGCGCCGCGGCGGTGTGTGCGGCGGCGGCGTTGGTGGTGCGCCGCCGAATGAGGAGCTCCGGAAAGTGGGGTCTCGCGGTGGCCATGGTGAAGGAGTTTGAGAAGCAGTGTGGGACCCCAATTGCGAAGCTGAGACAGGTGGCTGATGCCATGGACGTTGAGATGCACGCGGGTCTTGCTTCTGAAGGTGGCAGCAAGCTCAAGATGTTGATTACCTTCGTCGATAATCTCCCTTCTGGGTTTGTTCTCTTCAATCCCACAACCCCTTTTCTCAGGATTTGACTTTTTCTGCTTTGATTATTACACTCTGCTTTCATGGCtggtttttttgttgttgttcatgGTGGTGATGGCTTAGTGTGTTCTTGTTTGGTTTTTCATATTGTTTGGATAAACTTCTTCTGATTTAGCACTTGTATGtatgagaagaaaataatgaggTGACATAAATTAAGGTAAAATTATCTCTCAGACATGCTAAATTAGAGTGCTTTTGTTGCTCTGATAGGATGAAATTCTCCCTAAACATTATATAGGAGAAGAAAATAAGGTAATTTTGTGACATTATAGGAGAAATTgattccatttttctttttgtggtgTGTTCTTGGCATTCTAAAGGAAAGATGGTGAAAGAGGGGGTTTGAATGACTGAGCTTTTCTGTGTTTTTTGATggatgaaaaagaattttgtcATATGAATTTGTAAGTCTTGAAGGTTTCTTCCTTTTCTGATTCATTCTTTACTCTGTTGCATTGTTTACAGAGATGAGAAAGGACTCTTTTATGCGTTAGACCTTGGTGGCACAAACTTCAGAACACTTCGTGTGCAATTAGGTGGGAAAGAGAAAGGTGTTGTGAACCTAGAGTCTGAAGAAGTTTCCATTCCTCCTCATTTGATGACTGGTTCCTCACATGTAAGTCTGTTTGTTAGAAATTCTGTCAGAGTAATGAGCCTAACCACTCTctctaatatattaattatcatggGATTGCAGGAACTGTTTGATTTTATCGCTGATAAACTTGCAAAGTTTGTTAGTTCTGAGCCTGAAGAGTTTCACCCTGCCCCTGGTAAACAAAGGGAACTGGGTTTTACCTTCTCTTTTCCAGTGAGACAAACATCAATTTCATCTGGGACTCTAATAAAGTGGACCAAGGGTTTCAATATTGAGGATGCGGTAATTCTCGTTACCTTGATTTTTGTTATATTCAATTCTATCTTCCTTTTATTGGTATTCTTTCTTATTGTATCTCATTTGTTCTGAGCATGACTGTCTGGTGCATAATCCAGATACATGCATGAGTATTCTTCTCTGTCAGCATATACACTACTGCTTTTGCATTATAGTGTTTTAACTTTGGAATTATTATGCTGACCTTTGAtggtttccaaatttatcatacaAACTCTTTTGCAATGAAGAATCCCTTCGAGTTTTCTCTGCACCTCTCTGCTATTCTTTAATTGAGCAGGCTTCTGACAGTTGCTATTGTATTGATTCTGTTTGTGATGTTTGTAGGTTGGAGAAGATGTGGTGGGTGAATTAACCAAAGCCTTCCAAAAAATTGGTCTGGATATGCGTGTTGCAGCTTTAGTAAGTCTCACTTTGCTTTCTCTTTTTAACTCTGGCTTTGAagaataattttcattttccatATGGCAGAAAATTTAGATTATGTTTTGAagtttcacacacacacacacacactttaaATTCTGTGTTTACTTGGTTTCTTAAACTGGAGACAAAACCTAACTTGGAAATGTGAAGGTTAATGACACAGTTGGAACAGTAGCTAGAGCAAGATTCAGCAATCCGAATGTCATTGCTGGAGTTATTCTTGGTACTGGGACAAATGCAGCTTATGTAGAGTCTGCACATGCAATTCCAAAATGGCAAGGTCTTCTACCAAAATCAGGAGAGATGGTAAATAGATCATATGACACTTACTTTCTTGTGTGCTACAAACTGTGTTTACTGTGATCTCATGAGGCAGGTAATGATTATCTGTGTATCAAAGCTTGCTGATTATTTATTGATTCTATAGGTTATAAACATGGAGTGGGGTAATTTCCGTTCCTCCCATCTTCCTCTAACACCATATGATGAAGAGCTAGATTCAGAGAGCTTAAACCCTGGAGAACAGGTAATGattatctatttattattgGTTTAAATGAGCAATGTGCATTTATAATACTCTTCCAATCTTGTTTGCAGATTTTTGAAAAGATAATTTCTGGTATGTATTTGGGTGACATTGTAAGGAGAGTTTTGTTGAAGATGGCTGAAGAAGCTGAGTTCTTTGGAGATACTGTTCCTCCAAAATTGAAAATTCCTTTCATAATTAGGTATGATAATTTGTCCATTCAAAAGTTCACTAATTTTCTTGAATTAGACTTGCTAAGTTTACATTTGGTCTTAACTTATAAATTCTTGTATTTGTACCTTGCCAACAATGATTCAGAAACTCTGTCTTCATATTGATtggttaaattattaatttgggcAAGCTAAAAGGATGCTCTATTCAGATTTCTTCTCATTGCTAAGTTCacatatcatatatttaatttaaaagccTGATGAATCCACCTTTTCCTATTTCTATCTCATTTCTCATTATTGGCATTTGCTCATCAttgttttttccatttttaaacttataatcAACACACGAATGCTGCAATGTTGAATTGGGTTTCCATGGTGTGTTATGGGAAATGTTTGGTAGCTAGCTGGTAGGGAAAGTGGAAACTGGAGAAAAGGTGAAAATGCAGGGGAAAATTTGAGTAAAATGGCAGGATCAGTTTTTCACCTCTTTAATTTATCATAGTTGAAGTCTAAAGGAACACTATATATCTATCATATATTCTTTATTACTACAATCTTTGAAGAAATATGGGTGATcataagaaaacatttttatgtTTGAATTGATTATTTACTTGTGTTTCCCTAATTTGATTTGTACACATTCTCATTTGCATGGCACTATTTTCATTCTTACTCTTTTGACTTGTATCAGAgctttctaattattttttttgtctttttttatgTAACAGGACACCTGACATGTCTGCAATGCATCATGATGCATCTTCAGATCTGAATGTGGTCGGAACCAAAttgaaggatatattaaaggtAAGGATGCTTCACAGACAATGTGGAATACAAAAATGCTTCTTTGTTCACACATTTATACCATGTTATGCTAAGGATGCTTGTGGTTTTTCATCATAAACAAATTGATCCACTTTATGTTAAGAATACTTAGCAACTACAAACAAGTTTGTTGGCATTGCTCCTTTCTGAAACAAAGTGATTAGGATTTCTCACTGTTTTCCCTTTCTGTCAGATCAATAACACATCCCTTCAAGTGAGGAAGCTTGTTGTTGAAGTCTGTGATATCGTTGCTACTCGGGGAGCGCGTCTTTCTGCTGCTGGCATCTTTGGCATCCTGAAGAAAATAGGAAGAGACACAGTAAAGGGTGGGGAGAAACAGAAATCAGTGATAGCACTGGATGGAGGATTGTTTGAACACTATGTTGAATTCAGAAGTTCCTTGGAGAGTACACTGAAGGAGTTGTTGGGAGATGAAGCAGCTGATACAGTTGGTGTTGAGCATTCTAATGATGGCTCTGGAATTGGAGCAGCACTCTTGGCAGCTTCTAATTCCCAGTATTTGGGAGTGCAAGACTTTTGAACATGTGGTTTAAGCCAAGGTTAACCACTGTAACACTAGTTTCATTTTTTGGTACGCCTAATAGATCAACGGATTGAAGCTAAAAGGCCTTAGTTACTAGTCCTAGGGAGGTTTCAGCAGAAGGGGGAAGGTATTTGTAGGGTTCTGTGTTCTTGCTGCTTCTTGGATAGTTACTGAGGCATTGTTTTGGTTAGTGTTTGTCTCTCCAACATCAAGGAATAATAGAGAGATATAAACTTTTGAGTTTTCATGTTTTTCCAATGTAACGTTTTCAAACAAAGTAAACCAGgattaatttattgaattcaaAGCTTTTCGGAGTTATCAATGAAGAGTTGAGTTGGCTCTGTTTATTATGTTTTGGCTGTCATATATGAACTCATCAATTATTTGGAGAGTGGTGATCTCACTGACCAAATTTATACTTAATTCATTCCTTGTGAAGTTTGTTTTTGCATGCGTTGTGTAGCTTATGTTTATGGTTAAGGATTTTGGTAAGTATATCAAGTctataagtaataaaaaaaaggttttaaatttaGATACCAAACACTGAAATAAAAGGGTCTACATccacttttttatctttttcatttccAAGTTGGAACTTAGAATTCAGCAAAATCTTCTCTAAACAATTTGCTTTGGCTTTAAAGAAAATCTAACTTAACACTTCCATTAATTGATGGTCAAATATTTGCAAAATCCATGTTCACGCATCCATTTGAAGCCAAGTTTTTAAGAAGACATATATGGTACAACAAATCGTGTATCATCTTCActctttttttctatcttaTCCTTCCtctgttttctcctttttcACCCTATCTTTGCACTAAAAcacttttaattgttttaaaagttaggtaattttaaatttgaagaaaccatataaaaaattaaaatcaaatttaagatAAACGAATTACATTACAagcttatataatatatttatcgactatgtatatttttatatatgtctttatttgtatataaaaaaaagaaatcccTGAACATGATTCTGTgtgaaaaatttaaaggaaTAAACAGGCATGCTTCTCTGTAGCATTAATCTCAATTCACATCCTTTGAATTATGAAGCAAGATCTTGTGGATTTTGGCTTTGTTTggaaaattttgtttctaaagaattttaagaaaaaatataaaattaatttttattagataaaattagtttatatagaaattaaaaagattaatgcagaaactaattttaatttataaataaattaacctTTTAAAGCAATTATAAGTATTATGATGAAATACtagataaatataaagaaaaaattatagatGTACATGTATTGTTGACCAGTATAATTCTTCCGAAACAAATATGATTAAACAATAAATGTAGCCCCAATACTATCCAACACCTccactttattattatttttagtgactaaaaaagaataaataaacaaaaaactaaaaataaaataaataaaggcaGTTTAGTAATTGTTGTTGggattgttttttataaaatgagcGGTCTTTTTATCCCCACTCAACTCTTCCACATATACACGTGATGAGTAAAGAAAACCTCAAACTGCTATGAGGTTGTTGTTTGTTTATACCTTAATGCATTAACTAAGACCAATTGAACCAGTTGCCAAAACCAcagatttattattattcaaccTATATGACTAATCCAATAGACTTGTAATGAGCTATGTGCAAAGATATATGCATCGAAATGCTACACTGGTCCAGCAAAAACATTTGGTTCAAggttcagaacaaaaacatttaaacctTGTTCTTATAACCACACTGGTACCAAATGATGGAGAGATCAACCAGAAACAATTACAATTCCTTCACCTTTAGATTTCTAAACTTGGTAGTTTCTAAACCAAACACAGCATGGAAGTGACAATATaacaaattgtaattttatttaagtatttcAGTCTCAAAAAAAACTAACATGGTAGAACCCGCAGATTCAAAAAGCTAGAAGGTAAAACTATGAATTGCATGTAGCAATCAGTTTCTCAGTTTTATTCAAAGTTTAAAATGTCAATCTGAAAATTGTAACCCAAAATCTGtgtcaatttcataaaatcaaATGAGGTCATCGTCTACTAGTATCTTTTTCTCCTATAACTCACTATCGACCTCAAACATTGAAGCCCTCAGCACGGAGGCACAGTCGATGAGCCTCAATCCATTTTGCACAAGCCGCTTCACCGTGCTCTACTATGCACTCATCTCGCAACCTTTTAGTGTCCGGGCAGGCACAGCAAATTTTCTTCTTTGGCTTGGTCTCTGCACCGGTTGCCGCAGTCACCGTACCATTTTTCTGTGACCCTGTGGCCAAGGCAGAGGAAGCACTTTGCAGTTGTACACCACTCATTGTCTTGTACACTCTAAAGAACAAAATAACGATAATGAAATAACGTGTAACTCAGATAAAGGTCGAGCAAGAGTGGAGAGGTTGAGAATACATTAAATAGCCGTGCAACTATAAACAATGCTGAAAACTTTGGACAAACAATGTTACCACCCTCACCGGCGAAACATACATTCAACAGGTTCAGTAATGATACAGAATAACTAAAAGTATATTGAATCAGCACTGAATATCCTtgtaagtaaaataattttgcaaaCTTCAATCAAATTGTTTGTGACACTACACACTAAGCAACAGAGACACAACATGTATTTGAACAAAAATACCAAAGAAAGGGATTAAATCATTGGTCTTTTCAAGATAGACATTTATAAAAGATTCTTAGCAAACCATGAGTTTATATCCATGGCATTTGACTTCTTGCAAACTAATAAAAATGGTGAGTTATGACAACTTCTAAAAGCCCCATTATTATAGCATATGAATTTAGATTAAACAAACTAAGTTCTGATTAGTTTTTACTTCAATTCTCCTTATCATAAAACTCAGTGCCTAGTTGAGAACCTCTCCCAGCTTAAATCGCCGTAAATATAGACAGTGATCCAACTTATAACTTGGTCACAGCAATTTCGTTCTCCCAAATACAGCAATAACAGAATttccctaaaccctaaacccaacaAATAACAACACCACCCACAGTGCGCATAAAAGCTCCGAATGCAAGAAATTGATTTAACCTTGATGACTTAAACTCCAagctaaataaaattaagacaaaaaacaGTACCACCGAAACAAATGCTTTTTCATCACAGCCAAGGTTTTAAAAAATGTCCCCCAGTGCGGTTTCAGCCACAACATTAGGGTTTTTCAGGTACTTGCAACCACAATCGTAGCAGCATTAGTCCCATTTGTCTGCAAAATCCCGCAGTATCAAGGATATGAATTCGTTACTGCAATTCAAAACCCTGATCCCAACTACGTAACTAATActgatattttgaatttattatgttAAGAAATTTTTCTCCAATGCTGAGAGAGAAATCTAAAGGAAAGTGGAGTCGCTAGTACAATGTTTTGCCCACAACGGTTGAACAAAGTTTCCCCCTCTTTAAGAAGCATAAATAAGCATACGAACACTGTGAGCACCAAAAtccaaaagaataaattaacaGAAAGCTGGAAAGAGAGAGTACCAGGGAACCTTGATTCGAGGCCTTTGAAGAAGAAgttgaataaaacaaaatttaaaattaaaataaaataaaagttgcaTGTAAAAATTGagcataaaatatcaaataataaccAATTTCTGA is a window of Vigna unguiculata cultivar IT97K-499-35 chromosome 4, ASM411807v1, whole genome shotgun sequence DNA encoding:
- the LOC114182319 gene encoding hexokinase-1-like; translation: MGKVKVGVAVVCAAAVCAAAALVVRRRMRSSGKWGLAVAMVKEFEKQCGTPIAKLRQVADAMDVEMHAGLASEGGSKLKMLITFVDNLPSGDEKGLFYALDLGGTNFRTLRVQLGGKEKGVVNLESEEVSIPPHLMTGSSHELFDFIADKLAKFVSSEPEEFHPAPGKQRELGFTFSFPVRQTSISSGTLIKWTKGFNIEDAVGEDVVGELTKAFQKIGLDMRVAALVNDTVGTVARARFSNPNVIAGVILGTGTNAAYVESAHAIPKWQGLLPKSGEMVINMEWGNFRSSHLPLTPYDEELDSESLNPGEQIFEKIISGMYLGDIVRRVLLKMAEEAEFFGDTVPPKLKIPFIIRTPDMSAMHHDASSDLNVVGTKLKDILKINNTSLQVRKLVVEVCDIVATRGARLSAAGIFGILKKIGRDTVKGGEKQKSVIALDGGLFEHYVEFRSSLESTLKELLGDEAADTVGVEHSNDGSGIGAALLAASNSQYLGVQDF
- the LOC114181216 gene encoding cytochrome c oxidase copper chaperone 1-like codes for the protein MSGVQLQSASSALATGSQKNGTVTAATGAETKPKKKICCACPDTKRLRDECIVEHGEAACAKWIEAHRLCLRAEGFNV